In Aureibaculum algae, the following are encoded in one genomic region:
- a CDS encoding DUF4442 domain-containing protein, with translation MSKFTVKNLNKFLLFKLPSAYISGVRVKSIDDNKAIATVKHKWINQNPFKSLYWATQGMASELATGILVMKHIDESGQKISMLVTKQTGTFTKKATGRIHFICKDGGFVKTAIDKTITTKEGVTLTMVAEGIDEQGDSVSKFEYEWSLKVKINK, from the coding sequence ATGTCAAAATTTACCGTCAAAAACTTAAATAAATTCTTATTATTTAAGCTTCCCTCTGCATATATTTCTGGCGTAAGGGTCAAATCTATAGATGATAATAAAGCCATTGCCACAGTAAAGCACAAGTGGATAAATCAAAATCCTTTTAAATCATTGTATTGGGCAACTCAAGGTATGGCATCTGAATTAGCAACCGGTATTTTAGTGATGAAGCATATTGATGAAAGTGGCCAAAAAATATCAATGCTAGTTACCAAACAGACAGGAACCTTTACTAAAAAGGCAACTGGAAGAATACATTTTATTTGTAAGGATGGCGGTTTTGTAAAAACGGCCATTGATAAAACTATAACTACTAAAGAAGGTGTAACCTTAACAATGGTAGCTGAAGGAATTGACGAACAAGGTGATTCCGTTTCAAAATTTGAATATGAGTGGAGTTTAAAGGTAAAGATCAATAAATAA
- a CDS encoding glycoside hydrolase family 53 protein yields the protein MRYLIIILVIFLSSCSNSTPEEDIKSLNIDYISAIDLSSLPEIESKNITFYNTNGSPEDVVSILKNNGVNTIRLRIWNHPTNDHSSFNEVKLFADKLHNLGLKVWLTVHYSDTWADPGKQIPPNQWQNLSFPVLKDSIYRYTQKIIVGIKPDIIQIGNEINTGLLLPYGDINSNKNQFIEILNTGTKAVRDLSKKTKIMMHFAGIDNSDWFFDQLKTVDYDYIGLSYYPIWHGKDLEKVKTTLSELSKKYQKEILFAETAYPFTFDWNDFTNNIIGNSEQILPQYPATLQGQQDFVSKIKELIISTENGKGICYWGGELISYNGNEATDGSPWENQALFDFKNKIVPAISSFQFKKE from the coding sequence ATGAGGTATCTCATAATAATTCTCGTTATCTTTTTATCATCTTGTTCAAATAGTACTCCAGAAGAAGATATTAAATCTTTAAACATAGATTATATTAGTGCAATAGACTTATCCTCTTTACCCGAAATTGAATCTAAAAATATTACTTTTTACAATACAAATGGCAGTCCTGAAGATGTTGTTTCAATTCTTAAAAACAATGGCGTTAATACCATAAGACTTAGAATTTGGAATCATCCAACAAATGACCATTCAAGTTTTAACGAAGTTAAATTATTTGCTGACAAACTTCATAATTTAGGACTAAAAGTATGGCTCACCGTGCATTATTCTGATACTTGGGCAGATCCGGGAAAACAAATCCCTCCCAATCAATGGCAAAACCTTTCTTTTCCAGTTCTAAAAGATAGCATCTACAGATATACACAAAAAATTATAGTAGGTATTAAACCTGACATCATTCAGATAGGCAATGAAATAAACACTGGCCTACTGCTCCCCTACGGAGATATTAATTCAAATAAAAATCAGTTTATAGAAATATTAAACACAGGTACAAAGGCAGTAAGAGACCTTTCGAAAAAAACCAAAATTATGATGCATTTCGCCGGAATTGATAATTCTGATTGGTTTTTTGATCAATTAAAAACTGTTGATTATGACTATATAGGTCTATCATACTATCCTATTTGGCATGGAAAAGATTTAGAAAAAGTTAAGACAACACTCTCAGAATTGAGTAAAAAGTATCAAAAAGAAATCCTTTTTGCTGAAACGGCCTATCCGTTTACGTTCGATTGGAATGACTTTACAAATAATATTATAGGTAATTCAGAGCAAATTTTACCACAATATCCTGCAACCTTACAAGGTCAACAAGATTTTGTCAGCAAGATAAAAGAACTCATTATTTCAACAGAGAACGGTAAAGGCATTTGCTATTGGGGTGGCGAACTTATTTCTTATAATGGAAATGAGGCTACAGACGGTTCTCCATGGGAAAATCAAGCCTTATTTGATTTTAAAAATAAAATAGTACCCGCTATTTCTTCTTTCCAATTCAAAAAAGAATAA
- a CDS encoding DUF4919 domain-containing protein, with amino-acid sequence MKKILLPIILVFCFSLGFSQNLSIKKPNYNQIKKNISQNNSTLFYPKLLEKFSNADTTMTLKEKRHLYYGFIYQKNYSPYTRSDYNDSLRITLRKKKYETVDLKNIIKYSDSVLKHNPFNLNAINYKIYADKQIKDSIGLIKDYTKMRIITDAMLSSGDGHSKETAYYVISPTHEYSLIKLLGYEFGGKQSLIDHFDYLTLKENEFLIEGLYFDVSASLNHMNSLFNKKE; translated from the coding sequence ATGAAAAAAATATTGCTGCCCATAATTTTAGTATTTTGTTTTAGTCTTGGTTTTTCTCAAAACTTGAGTATTAAAAAGCCTAATTATAATCAAATTAAAAAGAATATAAGTCAAAACAATTCTACCCTATTTTACCCTAAATTATTAGAGAAATTCAGTAACGCAGATACCACGATGACCTTAAAAGAAAAAAGGCATTTGTATTATGGTTTTATTTATCAAAAAAACTATTCTCCTTATACAAGATCAGATTATAATGATAGTTTAAGAATTACGTTAAGAAAGAAAAAATACGAAACTGTAGATTTAAAAAACATCATTAAATATTCTGATTCTGTTTTAAAGCATAATCCTTTTAACTTAAATGCAATTAATTATAAAATCTACGCTGATAAGCAAATCAAAGATTCTATTGGCCTCATAAAAGACTACACAAAAATGAGGATTATTACAGATGCTATGCTCAGTTCTGGTGATGGACATTCAAAAGAAACTGCATACTATGTTATAAGTCCAACACATGAATACAGTCTCATAAAACTTTTAGGATATGAGTTTGGTGGAAAACAAAGCCTTATCGATCATTTTGATTATCTTACATTAAAAGAAAATGAATTTCTTATTGAAGGCTTATACTTCGATGTCAGTGCAAGCTTAAATCATATGAATAGCTTATTCAATAAAAAGGAATGA
- the coaD gene encoding pantetheine-phosphate adenylyltransferase, which yields MKRALFPGSFDPLTLGHYDIIKRGVKVFDEVVVAIGINAEKKYMFSLKKRKQFIEETFKNFPKVKVVTYKGLTVDFCKEIDADFILRGLRNPADFEFEKAIAHTNRDLSPVETVFLLTSAKTSYISSSIVRDVIRNKGNYTILVPESVRVE from the coding sequence ATGAAACGAGCATTATTTCCAGGATCATTTGATCCCTTAACTTTAGGCCATTATGACATTATTAAACGCGGAGTTAAAGTTTTTGATGAAGTTGTTGTAGCCATTGGTATCAATGCTGAAAAGAAATATATGTTTTCATTAAAAAAGCGAAAACAATTTATTGAAGAAACCTTTAAAAACTTTCCTAAAGTAAAAGTGGTTACTTATAAAGGATTGACTGTTGATTTTTGTAAAGAGATAGATGCTGACTTTATTTTACGTGGCTTACGAAATCCAGCCGATTTTGAATTTGAAAAAGCCATAGCTCATACCAATAGAGATTTATCACCTGTTGAAACAGTGTTTCTATTGACCTCAGCGAAAACATCATACATTTCATCATCTATTGTTAGAGATGTAATAAGAAATAAAGGGAATTATACCATACTAGTTCCAGAAAGTGTTAGGGTAGAATAA
- the ctlX gene encoding citrulline utilization hydrolase CtlX codes for MQQITNTILMVRPVKFRMNEQTAVNNYFQEDLKLKNNEINNKAQQEFDAFVLKLRSVGVTVIVVQDLESQDTPDSIFPNNWVSFHENGDVAIYPMFAENRRPERREDIFEEIENHGYLINNIVDYTTAEEENIFLEGTGSLALDRKNRKAYCALSPRADEELMIEFCEDFEYTPVIFTAYQTVKNERLPIYHTNVMMCLAETFAIICLDCIDDKKERKNVLKHLKEDGLEVITISEDQVAQFAGNMLQVKSSDEKRFLVMSEAAHKSLTSDQITKINRHCDILSSPIDTIETCGGGSARCMMAEVFLPKGD; via the coding sequence ATGCAACAAATAACAAACACAATATTAATGGTTCGTCCTGTAAAATTTAGGATGAACGAACAAACTGCGGTCAACAATTATTTTCAAGAAGATTTAAAGCTTAAAAATAATGAAATTAACAATAAAGCTCAACAAGAGTTTGATGCTTTTGTTCTAAAATTACGGTCAGTTGGAGTAACCGTAATTGTTGTACAAGATCTTGAAAGTCAAGATACTCCAGATTCAATTTTCCCAAATAACTGGGTCTCTTTTCATGAAAATGGAGATGTTGCCATTTATCCGATGTTTGCTGAAAATAGACGACCAGAACGACGAGAAGATATTTTTGAGGAGATTGAAAATCATGGATATTTAATAAACAATATAGTAGATTATACGACAGCAGAAGAAGAAAATATTTTCTTAGAGGGTACGGGTAGTTTAGCTTTAGATAGAAAAAATAGAAAAGCCTATTGTGCTTTATCTCCGAGGGCAGACGAAGAACTTATGATTGAATTCTGCGAAGATTTTGAATATACACCTGTTATTTTTACAGCTTATCAAACTGTTAAAAATGAACGTCTGCCTATTTATCACACCAATGTTATGATGTGCTTGGCAGAAACATTTGCTATTATTTGTTTAGATTGTATTGATGATAAAAAAGAACGTAAGAATGTTCTTAAACATTTAAAGGAAGATGGATTGGAAGTTATTACTATTTCTGAAGATCAAGTTGCTCAATTTGCGGGTAATATGTTACAGGTTAAAAGTAGTGATGAAAAAAGATTTTTAGTGATGAGTGAAGCTGCTCATAAATCTTTAACATCTGATCAAATAACAAAGATTAATAGACATTGCGATATATTATCAAGTCCCATAGACACTATTGAAACTTGTGGTGGAGGAAGTGCTAGATGTATGATGGCTGAGGTGTTTTTACCAAAAGGAGATTAA